DNA sequence from the Sphingomonas bisphenolicum genome:
CGACTGCGGCCGGCGTAAAATGGACCGCCCCCTCGGGCGCCATGCGCATACCGCTGAGCAGGATCGTACACTGGCTGATATCGTCCAAGGCGCGAAACATCGACAGCAACATTGATTCGCGCTGATCGAGCCGATCGCCTCCACGTTGGCCGGTGAGAATGTACGAAACATCGAGGCCATGGCGGGCAATGAGCTCCAAATATTCGCTCCGCATTTCGCGTTCGCCGTTTTCGAAGAAGCTCTGCCGATTGCGAGAAATGCCTATTCTCGCACAGAATTTTCCTTGATGAGGCTCCACGCGCACGCGCTCTTCACGCAGCCGAGACGCATACGGCTCCGTTTTTGAAGAATCTGATTGACGATTCTCCATTTTCATAGAATATTGCACCATAGTTCCACACTTTGAGTGCATCGCACATCATGACCGAGTCTCCAACTGCCTCCGCTGCGCGGAGCGACGACGCACGCGGGTTTACGCCGCAGGCCGTCGCTCAGGCGAAAGCGCGCCTCACTGCGCAGGGGGTCACCTATGCGCAGTGGGCGGACGAGCATGGTTTCTCGCGCCGGCTGGTCTACGAAATTCTGGCCGGCCGCCGCGCCTGCAGGCGGGGCGTGTCGCACCGCGTGGCGGTCGCGCTCGGCCTGAAGAACCCGCAGGCGGCGGCAGCACAGCGGCTGGAAGGGGTGCGGCCATGACCCCTGCTGAAGCCGCACGACATCGCGATCTGGCCGACTCTTTGGCCCAGTTTCTCTATCCGCATGGCGAATGGCCCGTATCGCGTGGGTCATTCCTTGAAGATCGCCTGGCGACTCTTGAAACCGCCGTGCTGATCGCGCGGATCGACGGTTCGGGCAATCTGCCCATGATGAAGGCCATGCGTCAGGTGTTGCAGGGGCTGGCGGATGTCACCCGCCTTCAGATCGCGGCGGCCTCTGCTATTCAATCCGCAGAGCTTGACGGACATCGGCCGTGAGTTCCGCCGCGTCTTCAGCCCCGGCGACTTGGCTCGCCGCCAGCTCGATCTGGCTGCAAACCTCTTCCACTGTTTCCCGGCTGATGATGCCAGATGTCGCGAGCCCGGTGAGAAGTCCGCGGGCGATCGCAAAGATAGCAGGGTCCATGATTTCCGTCCTTCGTGTGTGTGTAGGAATTCACACGATAGCCGGCCGGGGTCGGGCGTCCAGCCCGGCCCCCAAAGGACAGGTGCGCCGGGCGTCCAGCCCGGTCCCTGAAGGCGCGATGCCCCATGATCTTGCGCAGCGGTCACTCCTCCGAGCTATGCAGCTCGCATTTCCCCGTCTTCCCCAAACGCCGCGTCCCTTTGGGATGCGCCAACAGCCCGTGGCCCCCGGCTCCCGTCTGCGACCCTATGCCGGGGCCATCACTGCCGCCGCCGATCCCATTATTGACCGCTCGGTATCGGCGGCGGCCTTCTTCTTACCGACAGGGCGCGCCGGCCGCCCTGGACCTGTCGCAGCCTGGCCGGGCGCGAGGTTCATCCCCTGCCTTCGGGTCGCACTGACGACGCGGGGAGCCGGCAGCATTTTCGGGTGGCGCGCATGACCAAGGTGCGCGCACCCATCTCGATCGACACCGCCCTCGCCCGCATCGCCGGTCAAGTCGATGGCGGCTGGGAGGCCATGGCCGTCCATGTCGGCTATCAGCCCCGTACGGTGCGCGCCTGGGGCGACGCCGATCGCGACGAACACATAAGCCTGCGGGCCGCAATCTTGCTGGACGTCCTTTTCCAGCAGCATGGCGGCACCGGCGCGCCTCTTTATGAAGCGCATGGCGACATGGTCACCGCCGCGCAGGCGATCGCCTTCGCCGACAAGTTGGAACTGCAGCGCGAGACGATCGCCTTCATGCAGGAAAACACCGACGCCGAAACCGCGCTGCTGGAACTCAGCCTGCCCGACGCCGGCCCGGCCGAGGAGGCCAGGGCTCAACGCGAAATGCTGCAGGTTCGCCAGAAGGCGGATGAAATCCTGACTCGCCTCGGCCGTCATCCCCCCTGACGGCCGGGGCGGGGACGCCCGCCGGCAATCAAAACACGATCAAGAAATAGACCGGCCCGGCGCTCCTGATGCGCTTTCGGGCAGGCTTTCGTGCTGCCCGGAGACTGGTGATGAAGGATCGGAAAAAATGGGCTGACGCCATGTTTCGTGGCCGACAGAACGCCACGATGGCGCGCTACGCAATGCCGCGCGATTTGCGGCCAACATTCGCTCTGCTGGCCCGCAACAGCTTCGCCACCGCTCGCTTTCACCGGACCTTCGGCCTGTGACGCCCGGAACCTATCTGCAGAAGCGCCGCATTGCTGCAGACCTGTCGATCATGGACGTGGCGGCGATGGTCCACACCAACCCGCGCCTGGGCGGCATCGACAAGGTTGCCTGGATCGACCGGATCGAGAAGGACATCGCGGCGCTCAGCCCCGATGTCATCGCCACCCTGGCGGACGCCTTCCGTTTTTCGCGCACCATCCTGCTGCAACTCATCACCATCCGCAGCTTCGGGCCTGACGCCGTCGATCCCGAACCCCGCATCTGCATCATCTGCGGTTGCAGCCAGAACGACGCGTGCGTCGATCCCGCCGCCGACACCGGCTGCGCCTGGTCGGATCGATGCGCGGATCTCTGCACCGCCTGTATCGGAAAGGATCTGCCCCATGCGGCATGACGCTATCCACCCCATGGGCTGCGCCTGCGAACGCTGCGCCCCAAGCCGGGCCAGTCAGGCCCACGGCGCCCGACCCTATCCCGCACCGGCCGTCGATCCACGCGACCTCGATGCGCTGCGCAAGGGGATGATCGCCGGCCTGTGGGTCGGCGGTCTCCTCGCGGCCGGCAAGTTCGGCCCGTCCATCATCGACTGGATGGCAGGGCAGTGACCATGGCCCTCACCGATCAGGATATCGAGGCGATCGCCATCGTCAGCCAGGCCATGTCATCCGGCTTCATCCTCGCCGGCGCCACCATCATGGCGCCTTTCGCAAGCGACCCGAAGATCAGCCCGCTGGGCATGCTCCTGGGCGTTGCACAGTCGCACATCGACGGCCTCGCCTCGGCGCTCGCCACCCTGGAACCGACCACGCGCGACAACCTCATCGCGTCCGTGCCGGCGCAGCTGAAGGCGATCATCGAAAGGGCGGGATCATGATCGAAGGGATCGCGCCTTTTTCGTCGCCCGTGCTCCTGACGGATGACGGCAGCGCATGGGTGCCCGACGCATTTGCCGCCGGCCACTATCGGTTGCTGCCCATCTGTAAAGGCATCGAAATGGGATGGGCGCCGGTCGAGCAAATCTCCAAGGCCATCATCGTTTTCGCGGGCGGCACGCCCATGTCGCCCACCGGTGAAATCGTAGCTACCGCACTGTCTCGCGACGGCTTGTCGCGCCTCATCGCCGATCTGCAGTCGATCGACCGGCAGTGGAGTGCCATGTGATGGGCGGCAAGCGGATCCTCTCAGACCAGCAGCTGGACGAGATGGCCGCGCTTCGCGAGCGCGGGTGGAGCATCGACCGGATCGCCGAATATTTCACGGCCGCCGGCACGCCGATCAGTGCGTCCTCGATCAACTGGCAATGCATGCGGGTAGGCGCCGACGCACCGCCCAGGCTGCGCGGCAAGCACACACGGCCTGGTGCTCCCTATGTTCGATATGGCTTCACGGTTCGCCCATGGACCGATGAAGATGATGCCCTGCTGGTCGAGCTCGAAGTCGCGGGCAAGAAGATGCGGGAAATATGCCGCCGGCTCGGCCGCGCCAACAGCAGTGTGCGCGGTCGGTTGCTAACCCTCGCCCGCCGCGACGCTCGCCGCGAAGAGAAGGCTGGCTGATGCGTCCGCGTCTTACCCCCTACAGCCCTGCCGAGCTACGCGCCATGCGCGCCGAAGGCGACAGCGTCGCGCAGATCCATGCGCGCGCCTATCGCCTGGACAGGTCGATGAGCAAGGATCGCATCCGCGCAATCCTGTTCGAACAGGCGGCCGCATGATGTGCCAGGGCCTGCACCACCGCCTCGCGCAAAGCCACGCCCGCCTTCGCCGCGGCATGGTGTGGTGCAAGGCCTGCGGCCGATCGGCGCCGGTCGATCCTGCTGGCGCTCTTCGCCACGGCTGGCCGCGTTGCTGCGGCGCCACAATGACCATCGATGCACCGGAGGAGCGCCTATCATGACGATTATCACGCCACAGGTCTGGCAATGCGACCGCTGCAATCATGAGACGCCGCCACTCCCGACCCGTCCCCAAGGCTGGACCCATATCTCCGTAGATATTGGAATGGTGAAGCGCTCCGATGTGCCAACGGGAGTCCGCGGAAACGAGGATCTGTGCCCCGACTGCACGCAGAATTTCTTCGATTTTCACCGGGCGCCTTGGGTCGCAAAGAGCGCACCGCCCGCTTCTGGCCGCACCGACCGCGAACTGGTCGACCGCGGGAACGCGCTCGCGCAGCGGATCGCGCGCGAGATCTTCGGCTTGCAGACGCCCGATGAACTGCGCGTCTACGAGATGCAGGATCCGCGCATGAAGCACGCGTGGAACGCCGCGACGATCGCCTTCGAGGAATTGCTGAGCACACCACTGGCGGACGCCTTGGAGAATGTGCTCGCCGATGATCCCGCGACGGCCGGCGAGGATGAGCCGACATGACCCCCAACCCGGGGCATCGTCCGGCGGAGGCCAAGGGCAAACGCATCAGGGTTTGGCTGGCGCATGGCGGCATCGGCGCGACCTATGACGACGCGCCTTCGCCGGGCTGGTCCGCGGACGATTGCAACTGGTCGATCCAGGGCTGGCCCTTCGACATAGCCTTTTATGCGGTGCTGCGATGATGCGCGCCGCGGCCGCCCTTTGCAGCTGCGCCGAATGTCGCGCGCTCGATATCGAATTTCCCAATGAGGGGCGCCAGCTCGCGCTGATTGCATCCCGTCCAGATCGCTCGTCTGCCAATCCGCACTCACCCACGGCAGACGATGCGCCCCCGCGCCGGGCGAATGCCCTGTCCCGGCGCGGGGAAACTTCCCCACCAAACCTCCCCGCAAAGGAGAATCTGCCCAGGAGAAGCCCCATGTCTGTTACGACAATGACGATCGGCGAGCTATGTGTTTCGCCGTACAACTGCCGCACCAACGAGGTTGACGCCAATGCTGTCGCCGGCATGGCGGGATCGCTCCTGAAGCGCGGTCAGCTTTATCCCTTGGTCGTTCACCCCATGACCCCCGCGAAAGGGAAAAAGCGTCAATATGGCGCGCTTGCCGGCGGCCGACGATACCGCGCGTTTAGCCTGCTCATCACCCAGGGCAAGCTCCCCGCCGACCATCCCATCGATGTCATCGTCAGGGACATTACCGACGAGGGCGAACTGCGCGAACTGAGTCTCGCTGAAAATCTCGTGCGCGTAGAACTCAGGCCCTACGAAGTCTTCGCCGCGGTCGCACGCGCCCATACCAAGGGGCGGTCGCTGAAAGAGATCGCGGAAACCAACGGCCAGACGATCGAGACCGTGCGCGGGTGGGCACGCCTCGGCGGCCTGCACCCAACGATCTTCGCGGCGCTTGAAGCCGGCACAATCAGCCAGGAACAGGCCAAGGCCTATGGGGCGACCGAGCATCAGCATTTGCAGTTGAAGGTGTTCGAACAGATCGAGCGGTCGGGCATGTCGTCCAGCGCCGCCGGCATCCGACGTCTGCTGAAGGTCGGCGACAGCGAACTGTCCAAGCTGCTCAGCTTTGTCGGAGAGAAAGCCTATGGCGAAGCGGGCGGACGCTACGAGCTCGATCTCTTCGCCGACCAGGCCGACGAGCGCGGCCGCGTGGAAGATGAAGAGTTGCTGATGCGGCTGGCCGATGAGAAGCTCGAGCGCACACGCACGCTGCTTCGCCAGCAGGTTCAGAACCATACGCCCAGTCGTATCCTCCGGTTCGAAGCCAACCCGCCACGCGATTCCAATTTTGGCGGCCCGGCACGCGATCTGGAAATCAGCGCGGATCCGGCAGACGTCGACGCGGCCGATGCGGAACGCTCGGCCTTCATCCAGAATGAAATGGCGGAACTGGAGCATCAGGCCAGACAGTTGCTTGCCGACCCGGGACTTGAACAGGCCGCATGTGCCGTGGGCATCGCCGCCATCGATGAGGACTACGAACCGCTAGAGGCGGAACTGGCCGCCATCGACTTGCGCCGCAGCCTCACCCTTCCTGCAGGCGACATCTTCGCCACCCTGGAGATCGAGCAGGATGGGAAACTCGAAACCCGTTTCTGGTGGGCCAGCCGCAAGGCGAAACGCGACGCGGAAAAGCCGCCGACGCCGGCCCGGCCGATATCGACCGGGCCGATCGCCAAGGCCGCTGCGACCGCGGCGAGCGCAGCGCTGCGAGATTTGATGCTAAGGCCAGCGCCCGGCGGCAGGGCGATCGAGCAAAGCACGGGCTTTGACGAACGGATGAAGGCTGATGCGGCGATCAGGGAAGACTATGGCCTGACAGCGGATGCCCTGCAGATTATGCGCAGTTTACGCCGCGAGGTGCTGCGCTGCGCGCTCCTCGACGATGCCGAACGCGACGGCGTCGTTGGCCGGGATTATGCCATGTGGAGCCTGCTGCGGTTCGAACTGAGCGGCGGCTACGGCCACCAGGTCGGCACACGCCGACTTGCCCCCGGCTATGAGCCGTCGATGGAGCATTCGCAGGCGGTACTGCCGCATGTGAAGCGGTCGCTTGCCGGGATGCGGTGGCGCAAGGAACTGGCCCAGCTCGGTGCCCACGCCAGCATGGCCGACAGAGATTTAGTCGCTGCCTTTCGAGCATTCAGTGCGGAGAGTGAGGAATGGAAGAACAAAGCGGTCGCTTTCCTCGCCGGCACAATGCTGGAGCGCAGTCTCGCCGCGCCAGGCTACCAGATTCCCCTTCATGATCTTCTCGCCGCGCGCGCGGATCTTAAGGACGCGGACATCCATGCTTATGCCGAGCCCACCGAAGAGCTCATCGGCCTTTTGCCTAAGGCGCACCGTCTGACCATTGCGCAACGGCATGTCGACAAAATGGCGTTCGGTACATGGGCAAAGCTGAAGGCTTCCGAACTGACAGCGCCTGTTACCCGCGCCCTGCGAAAAGGGAAGTGGGTCCATCCCCTGATGCGCTTCGAGCGGCTGCCATCGTCGGCCGCCCCGACCAAGGTACAGGAGGCAGCGGAGTGAGCAGCTTTGTCGAGTTCCTGCTGGCCGCCATCATCGACAGGTTGCCGCGGTCATCTGAAGACTGGCAGCCAGGTGACCTGGCTGTGTGCCTTGGAATTGAGGGCGGGATGAAGGATGCAATTGAACCGGCGCAGGGTGATGTGCTGCGGGTATCACGCATCTGCATGGGGGGATTGTTCCTGCACTTTGAAGGCAAGCCCGACACTCGCCATTGGCTGGCCGCGTTCTTCCGGAAGGTAAAACCAGACACCGAGCCTGCGGCCGATGAGGAATGGGTGGAGCAGCTCCAGCGCTTCAGGCGGAAGGTGCCGGCATGAGTCCCGAGGTCACGCTCGTGACGGACGTCGCGACGATCGCACCCGACGATCGCATCCTAACCTTGCAGCAGGTCAGGCAGATCGTCCCCAAAGACAAGGCGACGATCTATCGCTGGATCCAACAGGGAATCTTCCCCGACCGCTACCGGATCGGCCCGGGCAGCGTCGGCTGGCTGCAGTCGGAGGTCATGGCGTGGCTGGCCAGGCAGACCCGAAAACCACCCTCCTGACGGGGTCACAGTTGGGGGTCTTAGTATTTATCGGGGAAAACAGAAGCCATGTTTCAAGCCATTTTCAGCACTCAATTCGAAACCCACCGCTTCCGCCATCATCCCCCCTCGCCATCCGTCTTCAGCCGATAGCCGATGCCCGGTTCGTTGCCGATGATTTGCGGCCGTTGCGGATCATCCTCCAGCTTGTGGCGCAGTGTGCGGACCAGGACGCGCAGATATTCGACATGATGGTCGACCTCGCGCGGCCAGACCTGCGCCATGATCTGGCCATGGGTGATGACCCGGCCGGGAAATTTCGCCAACTGGACCAGCACGCCATATTCCTTGGGCGTCAGATGCACTTCATGGCCCCTCTTGCGCACGATCCGCGCCAGCAGGTCGATCTCCACATCACCAGCCTTCACCGCAGTCGCCCCGCCATCCCGCGTCAGCCGGTTGCGCAGCGCGACGCGGAGCCGCGCCAGCAGTTCGTCGGTGTCGAACGGCTTGGTCAGATAATCGTCGGCGCCCAGATCCAGCGCCGCCACCTTCTGCTCGGTCGCCTCGCGCGCGGACACGACCACCAGCGTCGCGTCGGACCGCTGCTTGATCAGCGGTACCAGTTCCAGTCCGTCGCGATCGGGCAGCCCCAGGTCGAGGATAACGATATCGGGCGACGCCTCGCGCAGCCGGTCGAGCGCCTCGCGCGCATCCTGCGCCTCCACCGTCTCATAATCGGCGCGAGCCAGCGCGCTATGGATCAGGCGGCGGATATGTAGTTCGTCATCGACGATCAGCACTTTATGGCGGGTGGTCATGGTCGGTCGTCCTGGGGCATATCCTTGATGATGCAATTTTCGGGGATGCGGAGGGTGAAGCAGGCGCCCGGCGGATCATCGATATTGGCGGCCTGCGCAGTCAATCCCATGGCTTGCGCGAACCCCTTGACGATGGCGAGGCCCAGACCCGTGCCATGTTTGGCGCGATCGGTCCCCTCGATACGGGTGAAACTGTCGAACAGGCGGCTTTCCGCACCCGGCGGGATGCCCGGCCCCTGGTCGATCACCGACAGCAGCAGCGCGTCGGCCGTCCGGCCACCGTGGATGGTGACGGGCGTGCCGGGATCGCCATAGCGCCCGGCATTGTCGAGCAGGTTCAAGAGAATATGGTGCAACAGGACCGGATCGACCCGGACCAGCGGAATGTCGGGCGGAATATCGACCTTCACCTCCCGACCGGCGAGCGACTGGCGGGTGTCCTGCACCGCACTGGCGACCGCGTCGAACAGGTCGGTCGCCTCGATCCGCATCGGCAGCGCCCCGGCCTCGACCCGCGCCATGTCCAGCAGGTTGGCGACGAAACGATTGAGCCGCAGCGCCTCCCCCTCGATCAGTTCGGCCAGCGGCAGCGCATGATCCCGGCGCAATTCCTGCGCCGCCGACAATATGGTGGTCAGCGGGGTGCGCAGATCGTGACTGACCGAGGACAGCAACGCCGCGCGCAGCCGGTCGCGCTCGCGCACATGGCGCACGTCCAGCATCTGTTCTTCCAGCGCCATCCGATCGAGCGCGATCGCCGCCTGGTCGAGCAGGCTGATGAGCAGCGGCATCTGGTCGGGGCGCAGCGCCAGCCCGGCGTCGTCGCGCGCGATGCCAAGCACCCCCAGCACGCCCCGCTGGGTATGGAGCGGATGGAACAGCCAGTCGGACGCGGTCAGGGTGGACGATCCGCGCCCGGCTGGCTGGACATTGTCCATCGCCCATTGTGCTGCCGCCTTCTCGATCTGCTCCATCCGGTCTTCGGGGGGAAAGGCAGCGCGCAGGGTCGGCCCGATAGCGGATGGGGTAAGCAACACCGTGCGCACGTCGAGCAGGCGGGCGACTTCGGCGCAGACGCCCTGCATGAGTTCGTCCTGGCTGGCCGCGACAGTCAGGTGGCGGGAAAAGCCCGCCAGCGCCGCATTCTGCCGCGCGCTTTCCCCCGCGAGATTGGCCTGCGCGCGCACGCCCGCGGCAAATTGCGCGGTCACGATGGCGACGCCCAGCAGCACGAGGATAGAGATGATATTTTCCGGGTTGCTTACCGTCAGCGTGCCTGTCGGCGGCAGGAAGAAGAAATTATAGGCCAGGCTCGACGCCAGTCCGCCGAACAATCCGGCGCGCAGGCCATAGGAGGCGGCCGCGAACATGACGGGGACGAGGTAGAGCAAGGCGATGTTGCCCAGGTCGATCGCCTCGACCAGCAGCCGGCTGATCGCCGTCATCGCCACGACCGCGAGCAACGTCAGGATATAATCGGCTGGCCTGCCCCACCCGCCCGTCATCGCCCTGGAACGGACCTGCGTCGGCGCATCCTCGTCCGATGGCAGTACATGCACCGCCACCCGTCCGATGTCGCGCACCAGCCGGTCGACCACCGATCCATGCCGCAATTCGAACCACCAGGACCGGGTGGATTTGCCGATGACGATCTGCGTCGCGCGCGCCTCCACCGCAAAGCGGCGCAGCCCTTCGACCACATTGCGTGCCGGGATGCTGGCGGTCGCCGCCCCCAGCCGCGACGCCAGCGCCAGCGTTTCGGCCAGTCCCTGCCGCTCCGAATCGGACAGGATCGCGCTGCGACGGGTTTCGATATGCACCGCGGTCCAGGGCGCGCGCAGCGCGTCGGCCAGCCGCTTGGCGGCGCGGACCAGCCCCGGCGCGCTCGGTTGCTCGCTGATCGCAACGACCACCCGCTCCCCCACCGCAAAGCTGCCGGCCAGCGCATGGGCGCGGACATAGTCCAGCATCTGTGCGTCCACCGCCTGCGCCGCCCGGCGCAGCGCCAATTCGCGCAGCGCGGTAAGGTTCGACTTTGAAAAGAAATGGGTGAGCGCCCGGCTGGCCTCCTGCGGGATATAGACTTTGCCGTCCTTCAGCCGCTCGATCAGTTCGTCGGGGGGCAGGTCCACCACCTCGATTTCCGCATCCTCCAGCACGCTATCGGGTACGGTCTCGCGCACCCGGACGCGGGTGAAGGAGGCGACGACATCGTTCAGGCTTTCGAGATGCTGGATGTTCAGCGTCGAATAGACGTCGATCCCCGCCGCCAGCAATTCTTCGACATCCTGATAGCGTTTGGGATGGCGACTGCCCGGCGCATTGCTGTGCGCCAGTTCATCCACCAGCGCCAGTTGTGGACGCCGCGCCAGAATGGCGTCGATGTCCATCTCGGTCAGGCTGTGATTCTGGTGGGGGACGATTTGGCGCGGGATCAGTTCATGGCCATGGACCAGCGCTTCCGTTTCGCGACGGCCATGGGTCTCGACGATGCCGACCACCACATCCGCTCCGGCCCTGGCGCGCTGCGCCCCTTCGGTCAGCATTTCATAGGTCTTGCCGACGCCGGGC
Encoded proteins:
- a CDS encoding helix-turn-helix domain-containing protein, which codes for MKMENRQSDSSKTEPYASRLREERVRVEPHQGKFCARIGISRNRQSFFENGEREMRSEYLELIARHGLDVSYILTGQRGGDRLDQRESMLLSMFRALDDISQCTILLSGMRMAPEGAVHFTPAAVVEQIVAAVQGVGGVGPAAAGTVHESQPEFKAERDV
- a CDS encoding ParB/RepB/Spo0J family partition protein, with the translated sequence MMRAAAALCSCAECRALDIEFPNEGRQLALIASRPDRSSANPHSPTADDAPPRRANALSRRGETSPPNLPAKENLPRRSPMSVTTMTIGELCVSPYNCRTNEVDANAVAGMAGSLLKRGQLYPLVVHPMTPAKGKKRQYGALAGGRRYRAFSLLITQGKLPADHPIDVIVRDITDEGELRELSLAENLVRVELRPYEVFAAVARAHTKGRSLKEIAETNGQTIETVRGWARLGGLHPTIFAALEAGTISQEQAKAYGATEHQHLQLKVFEQIERSGMSSSAAGIRRLLKVGDSELSKLLSFVGEKAYGEAGGRYELDLFADQADERGRVEDEELLMRLADEKLERTRTLLRQQVQNHTPSRILRFEANPPRDSNFGGPARDLEISADPADVDAADAERSAFIQNEMAELEHQARQLLADPGLEQAACAVGIAAIDEDYEPLEAELAAIDLRRSLTLPAGDIFATLEIEQDGKLETRFWWASRKAKRDAEKPPTPARPISTGPIAKAAATAASAALRDLMLRPAPGGRAIEQSTGFDERMKADAAIREDYGLTADALQIMRSLRREVLRCALLDDAERDGVVGRDYAMWSLLRFELSGGYGHQVGTRRLAPGYEPSMEHSQAVLPHVKRSLAGMRWRKELAQLGAHASMADRDLVAAFRAFSAESEEWKNKAVAFLAGTMLERSLAAPGYQIPLHDLLAARADLKDADIHAYAEPTEELIGLLPKAHRLTIAQRHVDKMAFGTWAKLKASELTAPVTRALRKGKWVHPLMRFERLPSSAAPTKVQEAAE
- a CDS encoding helix-turn-helix domain-containing protein — translated: MTPGTYLQKRRIAADLSIMDVAAMVHTNPRLGGIDKVAWIDRIEKDIAALSPDVIATLADAFRFSRTILLQLITIRSFGPDAVDPEPRICIICGCSQNDACVDPAADTGCAWSDRCADLCTACIGKDLPHAA
- a CDS encoding sensor histidine kinase, encoding MNDAARPDPEAFLRAAAQEGRGRLKIFLGSAPGVGKTYEMLTEGAQRARAGADVVVGIVETHGRRETEALVHGHELIPRQIVPHQNHSLTEMDIDAILARRPQLALVDELAHSNAPGSRHPKRYQDVEELLAAGIDVYSTLNIQHLESLNDVVASFTRVRVRETVPDSVLEDAEIEVVDLPPDELIERLKDGKVYIPQEASRALTHFFSKSNLTALRELALRRAAQAVDAQMLDYVRAHALAGSFAVGERVVVAISEQPSAPGLVRAAKRLADALRAPWTAVHIETRRSAILSDSERQGLAETLALASRLGAATASIPARNVVEGLRRFAVEARATQIVIGKSTRSWWFELRHGSVVDRLVRDIGRVAVHVLPSDEDAPTQVRSRAMTGGWGRPADYILTLLAVVAMTAISRLLVEAIDLGNIALLYLVPVMFAAASYGLRAGLFGGLASSLAYNFFFLPPTGTLTVSNPENIISILVLLGVAIVTAQFAAGVRAQANLAGESARQNAALAGFSRHLTVAASQDELMQGVCAEVARLLDVRTVLLTPSAIGPTLRAAFPPEDRMEQIEKAAAQWAMDNVQPAGRGSSTLTASDWLFHPLHTQRGVLGVLGIARDDAGLALRPDQMPLLISLLDQAAIALDRMALEEQMLDVRHVRERDRLRAALLSSVSHDLRTPLTTILSAAQELRRDHALPLAELIEGEALRLNRFVANLLDMARVEAGALPMRIEATDLFDAVASAVQDTRQSLAGREVKVDIPPDIPLVRVDPVLLHHILLNLLDNAGRYGDPGTPVTIHGGRTADALLLSVIDQGPGIPPGAESRLFDSFTRIEGTDRAKHGTGLGLAIVKGFAQAMGLTAQAANIDDPPGACFTLRIPENCIIKDMPQDDRP
- a CDS encoding helix-turn-helix transcriptional regulator, with translation MSPEVTLVTDVATIAPDDRILTLQQVRQIVPKDKATIYRWIQQGIFPDRYRIGPGSVGWLQSEVMAWLARQTRKPPS
- a CDS encoding DNA-binding protein, which encodes MTESPTASAARSDDARGFTPQAVAQAKARLTAQGVTYAQWADEHGFSRRLVYEILAGRRACRRGVSHRVAVALGLKNPQAAAAQRLEGVRP
- a CDS encoding response regulator; its protein translation is MTTRHKVLIVDDELHIRRLIHSALARADYETVEAQDAREALDRLREASPDIVILDLGLPDRDGLELVPLIKQRSDATLVVVSAREATEQKVAALDLGADDYLTKPFDTDELLARLRVALRNRLTRDGGATAVKAGDVEIDLLARIVRKRGHEVHLTPKEYGVLVQLAKFPGRVITHGQIMAQVWPREVDHHVEYLRVLVRTLRHKLEDDPQRPQIIGNEPGIGYRLKTDGEGG